The Chlorocebus sabaeus isolate Y175 chromosome 9, mChlSab1.0.hap1, whole genome shotgun sequence genome includes a window with the following:
- the BAMBI gene encoding BMP and activin membrane-bound inhibitor homolog codes for MDRHSSYIFIWLQLELCAMAVLLTKGEIRCYCDAAHCVATGYMCKSELSACFSRLLDPQNSNSPLTHGCLDSLASTADICQAKQARNHSGTTMPTLECCHEDMCNYRGLHDVLSPPKGEASGQGNRYQHDGSRNLITKVQELTSSKELWFRAAVIAVPIAGGLILVLLIMLALRMLRSENKRLQDQRQQMLSRLHYSFHGHHSKKGQVAKLDLECMVPVSGHENCCLTCDKMRQADLSNDKILSLVHWGMYSGHGKLEFV; via the exons GTGAAATTCGATGCTACTGTGATGCTGCCCACTGTGTAGCCACTGGTTATATGTGTAAATCTGAGCTCAGCGCCTGCTTCTCTAGACTTCTTGATCCTCAGAACTCAAATTCCCCACTCACCCATGGCTGCCTGGACTCTCTTGCAAGCACGGCAGACATCTGCCAAGCCAAACAGGCCCGAAACCACTctggcaccaccatgcccacatTGGAATGCTGTCATGAAGACATGTGCAATTACCGAGGGTTGCATGATGTTCTCTCTCCTCCCAAGGGTGAGGCCTCAG GACAAGGAAACAGGTATCAGCATGATGGTAGCAGAAACCTTATCACCAAGGTGCAGGAGCTGACTTCTTCCAAAGAGCTGTGGTTCCGGGCCGCAGTCATTGCCGTGCCCATTGCTGGAGGGCTGATTTTAGTGTTGCTTATTATGTTGGCCCTAAGGATGCTTAGAAGTGAAAACAAGAGGCTGCAGGATCAGCGGCAACAGATGCTCTCCCGTTTGCACTACAGCTTTCACGGACACCATTCCAAAAAGGGGCAGGTTGCAAAGTTAGACTTGGAATGCATGGTACCGGTCAGTGGGCACGAGAACTGCTGTCTGACCTGTGATAAAATGAGACAAGCAGACCTCAGCAATGATAAGATCCTCTCGCTCGTTCACTGGGGCATGTACAGTGGGCACGGGAAGCTGGAATTCGTATGA